A single Arcobacter sp. FWKO B DNA region contains:
- a CDS encoding nucleoside deaminase, with amino-acid sequence MNTFMQTAVKEAHKAITKNHGGPFGAVVVKDGKIISKAHNCVIKTNDPTSHAEVNAIKKASKILNTFDLSGCELYTNCMPCPMCLGAIKWSNIKKIYYGATSQDASDIGFRDLIFYEKNNQYELINLNRTECLEPFKIWQNKEDKIQY; translated from the coding sequence TTGAATACTTTTATGCAAACAGCTGTTAAAGAAGCACACAAAGCTATCACCAAAAACCACGGCGGACCTTTTGGTGCAGTTGTTGTCAAAGATGGAAAAATTATCTCAAAAGCACATAATTGTGTAATAAAAACAAATGATCCAACATCACATGCGGAAGTCAATGCTATAAAAAAAGCTAGTAAAATTTTAAATACATTTGATTTAAGCGGATGTGAACTTTATACTAATTGTATGCCTTGTCCAATGTGTCTTGGTGCTATTAAATGGTCAAATATAAAGAAAATATACTATGGTGCTACTTCACAAGATGCCTCTGATATTGGATTTAGAGATTTGATTTTTTATGAAAAAAATAACCAATATGAGCTTATCAATCTAAATAGAACAGAATGTTTAGAACCCTTTAAAATCTGGCAAAATAAAGAAGATAAAATCCAATACTAA